One genomic segment of Capricornis sumatraensis isolate serow.1 chromosome X, serow.2, whole genome shotgun sequence includes these proteins:
- the LOC138071664 gene encoding uncharacterized protein CXorf66 homolog, with protein MNLFIYVLLLSIWTNSSLYRNESNGSATAVATPVESRQRRIKATQQWLIIFIIVIIIVLFILRCYCFIHYSCVDMDASKAATVKKEDSTKASTSYKILFTESKSPTASPGNPEKQPLLSSIDKSSGTSSPQKASVPSSTEKLVRPSSQQNSSKPSAPKKVLGSMPQEKLHRTHSPKKAHRWSHAHKLVDQVSPAYPKKAIKPTWSSSLQCLVKPIKMSPPYPKSQSVPKQSSIAKLTKLQRYLKLKRPTSEGRAEILSRPQPVKFCQCYKEKCIVCNAVSEPLITPSEENMKYVPVPLSSCKLKCFYKSSHKTEPKDNALYGNMNDSHLSTYSSDSESDREMIIMCDIKFKEATYKTSQNY; from the exons ATGAATCTCTTTATTTATGTTCTCCTTTTATCAATTTGGACAAATAGTAGTTTATATAGAAACGAAAGCAATGGATCTGCTACTGCAG TAGCTACACCAGTTGAATCCAGGCAGAGAAGAATCAAAGCAACACAGCAATGGCTAATCATTTTCATAATTGTTATCATCATCGTTCTCTTTATTTTAAGATGTTATTGTTTCATTCACTACAGCTGTGTGGACATGGATGCCTCTAAAGCAGCAAC GGTCAAGAAAGAAGACAGCACCAAGGCATCCAcatcatataaaatattattcactGAGTCCAAGTCACCAACTGCTAGTCCAGGCAATCCAGAAAAACAACCATTGCTATCTAGTATAGATAAGTCATCTGGGACCTCAAGTCCACAAAAAGCCTCTGTACCTTCAAGTACAGAAAAGTTAGTCAGGCCCTCAAGTCAACAAAACTCATCCAAGCCATCAGCTCCCAAAAAAGTGTTAGGATCAATGCCTCAGGAAAAGTTGCATAGAACACACAGTCCAAAAAAGGCACATAGGTGGTCTCATGCCCATAAGCTAGTCGATCAGGTCAGTCCAGCCTATCCAAAGAAAGCCATCAAACCAACTTGGTCATCAAGTCTACAATGTCTGGTCAAGCCAATCAAAATGTCTCCACCTTATCCAAAGAGTCAAAGTGTTCCTAAGCAATCAAGTATAGCAAAACTGACCAAACTCCAGAGATATCTCAAACTAAAAAGACCAACTAGTGAAGGTAGGGCAGAAATATTATCTAGGCCTCAACCAGTGAAGTTTTGTCAATGCTACAAGGAAAAATGCATTGTTTGCAATGCTGTTTCTGAGCCATTAATCACTCCTTCAGAAGAGAATATGAAGTATGTTCCAGTTCCACTTTCTTCATGCAAACTGAAGTGCTTTTACAAGTCATCTCACAAGACAGAGCCCAAAGACAATGCACTGTATGGCAACATGAATGATAGCCATTTGTCAACATATAGCAGTGATAGTGAGAGTGACAGGGAGATGATTATTATGTGCGATATAAAATTCAAGGAAGCCACCTATAAAACCTCccaaaattattaa